One part of the Dysidea avara chromosome 10, odDysAvar1.4, whole genome shotgun sequence genome encodes these proteins:
- the LOC136237096 gene encoding bromodomain adjacent to zinc finger domain protein 1A-like isoform X3: protein MSDGLVKVVPANCLSRRKGMVTSDKLRFFLKAALYKTSLDNKSPLLVKDEFLQKFSLGESKVLPKPSPSSDSNDFKSPPTPSATKKRHLSQSSLDMYFASSLQHSSTKQSSSVSKKPSKSPNKPDKAPSKKETKKSPGKVNQKSVIKVSAKKVKHSPPKSLQLVTSGSTQVDGGSNMQPIVVSQSPSSKPPRTPVKTPTKSPFLSRTVSTSVIMSAKKTRTLKEIRNQLKRKFLTTEQRMKLEGEMKHKLDEKKEEQKQLRQKLREQRLAEKQRLHELMKPREDLMCEDSKPLPEPSLLRLRVPEEHFADVAMILEFLNAFGPVFEVEEVIQRKINYDLIEEALLSKDIQGPLFDIVKFLLQAVFAMMEEEAELKVSLTEDHSSNCTSPTQDLIETGEKSTGESSAAGKDDHDDKQNGGLRVNMSGACVHAIWPLQHQGVSLDELVLNSYTLSEVLRLHLLSTGGYQDNAERRTTRYQRRGGFTDGDDPAIDFVAKNGPLLDNLHHTSLFDMGVEERLLVLKVLCSQLLTYSVTRDAIEDSVYKLKKANRSYQELLRKGHQHKKDKKKAVTANSKKKDGKKQVEKSKDQSAGNGEQHQEGKEENDNPTVKDSNEMEDSTNSDLQPTSEKEDTAQTTLPVSQQNGHLSDEGEETAKTDQLSMEKPDAKEEDMMTEEERSRLKEELHSEILMHLSASNLKPLGVDRLHRRYWLFHSLSGVFVEQDPSLSPPPCNDSVVSSPGTNPSVDTEDFMSLEPKPQPVEDPQTDSTDKNEIAGADVTRPTEYKWWCYSNVDDFEALLNSLNPRGIREKELKASLESYKDHILSTIHKCPFVKDRTSKPLFHGYDGNLTADEYLELCLREQILDIEEKIWSGGLGFAKNDKRGDRDGWRDKIESSGAAKKIERYHEVNKRKERRDSENEVDSSKTILEIAEEHNSAVVHELSQILLQIEDAIERKYLTAPLGTAVYEDKKKQKVKKVSVKSCLEKWRASLSVASNFSQVFLHLFTLERCVAWSRSLLNMRCRVCRRKGGDEFMLLCDTCDNGYHMYCLRPPLKKVPSGNWFCNDCKPATPVKPRRSISRQVILEALSEESSSEESSESEEESSQESESESSETEEEEFVRRSTRLQKQHTPPSDVRTRRRGRSSKQPPPQSKQTKVNNKTKKDVPPATTNRKRRSSESDKAPQNKRTRSSQSAGDRLMKVTDELASQYFEEGSSAPSLRSKRKQAHFNLEQKMCRAILTELLNHPDSWPFLEPSQKLDLCFHEFDNTDLCSLEERMESHRYRLEDFVWDVRTIFLNSPQIHRRNSEASRAGTSLQKYFETRLMELGIRIDRDEQERKHRQFLYRMLTK from the exons ATGAGTGATGGATTAGTGAAGGTTGTGCCTGCTAATTGCTTGAG tcGTCGTAAAGGAATGGTCACATCTGACAAGTTGAGGTTCTTCTTGAAGGCTGCACTTTACAAGACCAGTCTAGATAATAAATCTCCACTTCTTGTAAag GATGAATTTCTCCAGAAGTTTTCCCTTGGTGAATCCAAGGTACTACCCAAGCCATCACCATCGTCAGATAGTAATGACTTCAAGTCTCCTCCCACACcctcagcaacaaagaaacgtCACCTCTCCCAATCTAGTTTGGACATGTACTTTGCCTCTTCTCTCCAACACAGCAGCACTAAACAAAGTAGCAGTGTTAGTAAGAAACCATCAAAATCACCTAATAAACCAGACAAGGCACCATCAAAGAAAGAAACGAAGAAAAGCCCCGGAAAGGTTAACCAAAAGTCAGTGATTAAAGTATCTGCCAAGAAAGTAAAGCATTCGCCACCGAAGTCACTACAGCTAGTTACTAGTGGTAGCACACAGGTAGATGGTGGCAGTAACATGCAGCCAATAGTAGTCTCACAATCTCCATCTTCTAAACCACCCAGGACTCCAGTAAAGACACCCACCAAGTCACCGTTTTTGTCACGAACTGTTAGTACAAGTGTTATCATGTCTGCCAAGAAGACAAGGACCTTGAAGGAGATTAGGAACCAGCTTAAACGCAAGTTTCTCACCACTGAACAACGAATGAAGCTGGAAGGAGAAATGAAACATAAACTGGATGAAAAGAAAGAAGAACAAAAGCAG TTACGACAGAAACTTCGTGAGCAGCGACTGGCAGAGAAACAACGTCTTCATGAGCTGATGAAACCAAGAGAGGACCTGATGTGTGAAGACAGCAAG CCACTACCTGAACCCAGCTTGTTGAGGTTGAGGGTTCCAGAGGAACATTTTGCTGACGTTGCTATGATACTGGAATTCCTTAATGCATTTGGGCCAGTGTTTGAAGTTGAAGAAGTGATTCAGAGGAAGATTAACTATG ATTTGATAGAAGAGGCACTGTTATCAAAGGACATCCAGGGTCCATTATTTGACATAGTCAAGTTCCTGCTCCAGGCAGTGTTTGCAATGATGGAGGAAGAGGCTGAGCTGAAAGTATCCCTCACTGAAGACCATAGCTCCAACTGCACTTCACCCACACAAGACCTCATTGAAACTGGTGAAAAGTCAACTGGAGAATCATCTGCTGCTGGCAAGGATGATCATGATGATAAACAAAATGGAGGATTACGTGTTAATATGAGTGGTGCTTGTGTACATGCCATCTGGCCATTACAACACCAGGGGGTTTCCCTGGATGAACTCGTACTCAATTCATATACACTGTCTGAAGTCTTGCGGCTTCATCTGTTATCCACCGGTGGTTACCAGGACAACGCTGAGCGAAGAACAACCCGGTACCAACGTCGTGGTGGCTTTACAGATGGGGATGACCCAGCAATTGACTTTGTAGCAAAGAATGGTCCCCTTTTGGATAACCTCCATCACACCAGCTTGTTTGATATGGGAGTGGAGGAACGACTACTAGTACTAAAAGTGTTGTGTTCCCAACTGCTCACGTACTCTGTCACAAGAGATGCCATTGAAGACTCAGTGTACAAATTGAAGAAAGCGAACCGAAGTTATCAGGAGTTGCTTAGGAAGGGACACCAGCATAAGAAAGACAAGAAAAAGGCAGTGACTGCAAACAGCAAAAAGAAGGACGGCAAGAAACAAGTTGAAAAGAGCAAAGATCAATCTGCTGGTAATGGAGAACAACATCAAGAGGGAAAAGAAGAGAACGATAATCCAACAGTGAAAGACAGCAATGAGATGGAAGATTCTACTAATAGTGATCTTCAACCAACTAGTGAAAA AGAGGATACAGCTCAGACCACACTCCCAGTATCACAACAAAATGGTCACCTCAGTGATGAAGGAGAGGAAACAGCCAAAACTGATCAGCTATCAATGGAGAAACCTGATGCTAAAGAAGAAGATATGATGACAGAGGAAGAGAGATCAAGGCTAAAAGAAGAGCTGCACTCAGAGATTCTGATGCATTTATCAGCTTCAAATCTCAAACCACTTGGAGTGGACAGGTTACACAGGCGGTACTGGTTGTTTCATTCTCTGTCTGGAGTATTTGTCGAACAAGATCCCTCGTTATCACCACCTCCATGCAATGACAGTGTTGTGTCATCCCCTGGTACCAACCCTAGTGTTGACACAGAAGATTTCATGAGTTTGGAACCCAAACCTCAACCTGTAGAAGACCCACAGACTGATTCTACTGATAAGAATGAGATTGCTGGGGCTGATGTTACAAGACCTACTGAGTACAAATGGTGGTGTTATtctaatgttgatgattttgagGCTCTTCTGAATTCGCTTAACCCACGAGGCATTAGAGAGAAGGAGTTGAAGGCATCACTGGAGTCATACAAAGATCACATTTTGTCAACGATTCACAAATGTCCTTTTGTTAAGGACAGAACTAGCAAGCCTCTATTTCATGGTTATGATGGTAATCTGACTGCTGATGAGTACCTTGAATTGTGCCTGCGTGAACAGATTCTGGATATTGAAGAAAAGATTTGGTCCGGAGGCCTCGGGTTTGCAAAGAACGACAAACGTGGCGATCGAGATGGCTGGAGAGATAAGATTGAGTCAAGTGGTGCTGCTAAGAAGATTGAAAGATATCATGAAGTGAATAAAAGGAAAGAAAGGCGTGACAGTGAAAATGAAGTTGATTCATCAAAGACTATTTTGGAAATTGCTGAAGAGCATAACTCTGCGGTCGTTCATGAATTGTCCCAGATCTTGTTGCAGATAGAAGATGCAATAGAACGTAAGTATCTCACAGCACCACTTGGCACCGCTGTGTATGAAGACAAGAAAAAACAGAAGGTTAAGAAAGTCAGCGTGAAATCCTGCCTTGAGAAGTGGCGAGCGTCTCTTTCAGTAGCATCAAATTTCTCCCAAGTGTTTCTTCATTTATTTACATTGGAGCGTTGTGTTGCCTGGAGCAGGTCGCTGTTGAACATGAGGTGTAGAGTGTGTCGTAGGAAAGGTGGGGATGAGTTTATGCTACTTTGTGACACATGTGATAATGGGTACCACATGTACTGCCTACGACCTCCTCTAAAGAAGGTCCCAAGTGGCAACTGGTTCTGTAATGACTGCAAACCGGCTACTCCAGTAAAACCACGAAGATCTATCAGCAGACAAGTCATTCTTGAAGCACTGAGTGAGGAATCTAGCTCAGAAGAGAGTTCAGAATCTGAGGAAGAATCAAGTCAAGAGTCGGAAAGTGAGAGCAGTGAAACAGAAGAAGAGGAGTTTGTAAGGAGAAGCACTCGATTACAGAAGCAACACACACCACCATCAGATGTACGGACCCGCCGACGAGGCAGATCCAGCAAGCAACCCCCACCACAATCAAAGCAGACTAAAGTTAATAACAAAACCAAGAAAGATGTTCCACCAGCTACAACTAATAGGAAGCGCAGGTCCTCTGAGAGTGACAAGGCACCACAGAACAAAAGGACTAGATCTTCTCAGTCAGCTGGGGACAGATTGATGAAAGTTACTGATGAATTGGCTTCACAATATTTTGAAGAAGGGTCAAGTGCTCCATCGCTACGTAGCAAGAGGAAACAAGCTCACTTTAATCTTGAACAGAAAATGTGCCGTGCAATTTTGACAGAGTTGTTGAATCATCCAGACAGCTGGCCCTTCTTAGAGCCAAGCCAGAAGTTAGAT CTTTGTTTTCATGAGTTTGACAACACTGACCTATGTTCATTGGAGGAAAGAATGGAATCACATCGATACAGACTAGAAGATTTTGTTTGGGACGTACGTACAATATTTTTGAATTCTCCACAGATCCATAGACGAAACTCAGAGGCATCCCGGGCTGGTACTTCACTGCAGAAGTACTTTGAAACTCGCCTGATGGAGCTTGGCATCAGAATAGACAGGGATGAACAAGAGAGAAAGCATCGACAGTTTTTATATCGCATGTTAACGAAGTAA